CCTTacttagtagattagattagattacttagtgtggaaacaggcccttcggcccaacaagtccataccgctccgccgaagcgcaacccgcccatacccctacatttaccccatacctaacactacgggcaatttagcatggtcaattcacctgacctgcatatctttggactgtgggaggaaaccggagcacccggaggaaacccacgcagacacggggagaacgtgcaaactccacacagtcagtcgcctgaggcgggaagtaaGTAGCAGCCTACACAAGACCAAATCTAAAAATATCACtatcgaaagtgtggtgctggtaaagcacagtaggtcagacagcatttgaggagcaggagaatcgacatttcgggcattaggaATGAGGTCtcattcctgcatctgcagtcttcacttgctCCTGAAAATATCACTGCATGCTTCTGTCAATAAAAACACAGCTATGTTAAACAAAAGCACCTCTGGTCAAGGCTTCATTCTAAATTATTATCTGTATGGCACTGTTGCATATTTTATTTGGTTCAACCAGAAATGTAAACAAATTATTTTACATTCACACTCAAACACAAGCCACCTTTTTAAATGTGTTAATTTCAGGCTTATTTGAGTTGGATTTATATCAGAAGTTTTACTGGTTTCCTTACTTTCCTACAGTTCAAACTTTAACTGCTAAATCAAAAGTTATTTTCTAAAACATATAAATAACAAATTTGATTTTTGCAAAGTGAGGATAACATAGACTTACATTTCTATGAAGACTTTCACAGTATGAAGCACACTTGTTTTCCAATAAAATaagtctgctttcctttatcttCCTGTATATTAGAATACAGGTAGTCCCCAAATTCTGGTCTTGAATCCACTTACAAGTTGATTTgatacaagttggaacacaatgcaggacaatgtgaAGTAACCATTTGTAAGCACAGAAAATGTTCGTATGTCGGGTCTTTGAAATTACATCTCTATATGGGATTACGTTCCTAAATACAAGCATTCATAAGTTGGATGTTTTTAAATCAGGACCCCCTGCACTCATGCAGCCACCTTCTGAAACATGTAGCATTAAATTTGAAGCTATTTTAACTTGCATCAACAAACCTATATCTCCTTAACATGTGAGTTCATTCCAGAAATAATCATACCTTGTAGCAGTTCAAGTTGTGGTGAAATTTGCAATTTGATTTTCAGTCTTAAGTGTAATATTGCATGATATAATTAAGAACTGAACTAAGAATTAGTATTAAAATACAGAAATACATAATTTGGCTTGTGCTTGTTCTGATGCCAGCACTTCAACTGAAACTTTAATCTTATTTCCTTCCCATTTCCTCATTtaatattcttccttttcaaatatagCAGTTAATTCTCTTAAAAGGTAGAGATTCTGTTTTGATAACTACTTGTGGTAAAAAATATCTCTAATCGtctttctgaaaataaaaccttTAACCTTGTTAAAttcttttaatttcaaatatAATTTTGCATCAAATCCTTCTTGATATAAATGTTCAAATCAGCAGAAGCGAACAATTTACTGTTCGATACTTCTGCAAAATGGAAAGGTCCCCTTTAACTTCATTTGGTAAGGAAAGCCCAATTTTGTTTTAAGCTTTTCGAAATAACTAAAGCTTCTCTGCTAAGCTTTGCTGTATCCTTTCCATGCTTCTTGATTCCAATGGGAAGTATACGCACTTTCCACAGGCTTGAAGTCTAAATAAGTTAAAGACCCTCTAAGTACACCATTTCTCAGCTGAAATAGGAGATTGGTGGGAACAATGTGAATTGGATCCTGGCCAAGCGTACAGCATATTGACTGACTGCAGGGTAGCTAACGGATGCCTTATGTTCTAAGGGCTTTATCTTCCCAGAGTCACAATACCTCATTCCCTGGACTGTCTCCAGAAAATGATTTTCATTCAAAATAGAATTTGAGTTGATCTAGACATTTAAAAATGCTGCTTCGTGTGCGCGAATGTATGTACAGTATATACGGGGGAGGTCGCCAGCTTTTCTAACAGCAGTCTAAATTAATATCCCACTTTTGTTTTGCAATGGAAACTAACAAATTTCATCTAGTAGTTGCACACATGGATTCATAAGTGTTATCATACTCTTTCTAGCGGATATTTGCAAAAAGCGCTTGCGTAAGGTAGCATGTGCTTCACTCACTTCTTCTAATTTGACTCTTTGTGAGTAGATGTTTGTTGATCCTTAGGAAAGTTTTATGCCTTGTAAGAGGTTAATTATTTCTGCTCTAGAGTATTTTTTGCGGAAAAATGAGTTTCTttatgattaggttagattacttagtgtggaaacaggcccttcggcccaacaagtccacactgacccttcgaagagcaacccactcagacccattcccctacatttatcatGTATGTGAGAAATTATTATTTATAAGCCTGGAGCCTTGGATTTGAAAAAGCTGTACTATTATTTTCTCTGGTGCTTATCACTTCAAAGATGCAGATTTTGACCAAAAAGTGTTCTATGTTTGTTAAATTGTCATGTTGCAAAGAAATAGTAAGCAGTTTAATATGAGTTTGTACCATTAGCAACTTCTCTGTAAAAAAGCACAAATTGACTAACATTCCAGACTGCTTAAAACTGTAAAGGCTTGAACAACTATGGCTACAGGCAATTGGGTGTAAATTTGCAATTTCTAAAAATATGGATTAGCTGGAATGTTTTGTATTTGTTCTTGCAGGGATTTTTCCGAAGGAGCATTCAGCAGAATATCCAATAcaagaaatgtctgaaaaatgAAAACTGTTCCATAATGAGGATGAATAGGAACCGGTGTCAGCAGTGTCGCTTTAAGAAGTGTTTAGCTGTAGGCATGTCCCGAGATGGTGAGTACCATTGCAGATAGGAACAATACTTGCAATAGTATAATTATGGCAACACATACATCAGATATGGTCATATTTCAAAACTATTGGAAGATAAGTTTGCAATGCAAATTGTTCCAGTACAATGTTGAAAATCTTTGGGATATTCTGTTACAGCTGTTCGATTTGGGCGCATTCCTAAACGTGAGAAGCAGAGAATGTTGATTGAAATGCAAAGTGCAATGAAGAAGATGATGAATAATCAGCTGAACGGCTACGCACAGACTGAAGGATCACAAGATGAAATTGCTTCTTCACAACTGCAACACAAACAACTTCAAAACATTGAAGATGATGTAATTGGTACAGTGGCCAAAGCCCATAAGGAAACATTCTACTGTACTCAAGAAaaaatgggcaaaatgctggaagCTGAGAAGCTCCAGAACAGAAAGAGTACTCAGAAAAATAGTGATGATAATTGGATAATTGATCAGTCTACAAATAGCATCAATGGAAGCCACTGTTTTCACAATGCAAACCAGCACAAAATCTCTAACACAAATAAGATTACTAACCATGTATTTTGCCCAAATGGTGTGTCAGATAGATTCATAAGTAGGCATTATCATACTGTTTTGAATGAATATACTCAAAATGCAATTGCAGAAGATGGATTTTCTCAAAACAACGCTATGTTTGACCATTCTTGTACCACGGAAAGGAGAATGCATCTGGTAAATACACTATCTATGCTTAGAAAAGGATCATGCATTTATTGCAACGCGATTGTCTATTGGAATGTTTAtttgtttgaaagttctgttTGAGATCAACTATTGATATTAAGAAAAAAATTGAGTTCATTCTTTGCAATACAATCTTTAATTCTTACAACTTATTAAAGATCACTATTTTCTTCCTATACATTTTGAATAGAACACCTATTAGTTAAAGCTTCAGTTTCTGGTTTTCATACTGAATTTTGATGTTTGTCTTGGCTAGGTGTGCCCGATGAGTATGTCGCCTTATGTAAATCCCAATAAATCAGAACAGGAAATCTGGGAAGAATTCTCCATGAGCTTTACACCTGCAGTTAGAGAAGTGGTAGAATTTGCAAAACGTATTCCAGGATTCAAAGATCTATCACAACATGACCAAGTTAGCTTGCTTAAAGCTGGAACATTTGAGGTACGTacagaagttttaaaaaattcacaatACTTTTCAGTTATCTaggcactgggaaatcagaaattgcgAATTCAGCAGTAGTAAACAGTCTTTGTGTTTTGACTATATAAATACAATATACACATTTCACATCTTTTCATCATTCTGTTAAAGTCAATATGAGTAGACATACTTCATGTGCGCATAAGGGTGAGTTAGGTTATTTGATTATTGTAGGATGATGTTAGAACAAGAGCAAAGCACCTTCCAGGCATCATTCTTTTAAATGGGAGCAAATGGACAATGAATTATTATTTCCTAGCTGTGGATACTCTGTTATCAGTCCACAGAGGATGGGTAACTCAGTACATCGGGAGCCAAACCAAGACCTTTTTGGTTTGAGTGGTTTGGTAAGAACAGTATGAAGACCAGTACACATTTATTTAGAATTTCTACTTATGATTTTGCAattagaacgtagaacacagGTAGAAATTCTGGTGGCATGGTAGAGCTGAACTTTGGTGGGATCACTCAAAAGTGCAGAAAGGAGACCTTTCTAAAACCTCCCATGGAAAACACCAAACCATCTTGTAAGCAGATGACCGTGTCTTCCACCATCCCTGCATCCAAATTCTGTTTTTCAGTGTGACTGGGAAAGTTCTCGAAAATCTTCAATTCTATGTCTTGTGTGGTCACATTAGGCTGAATGAAAATCATTGCAGTTGATAAGGAATCTTTGCTGTGGGCCAAATAAAAATTTACCTTCACGGCTAAGGTGAGGGGCACCCCACTACACCTTCCAACAGCAGATCAGGATTCCAGAATTTTGGGACtatgctcttttttttaaactgtgattAAAGCAAGTGAATGGATTTATTTTAGATTATGAGCCTGTGTTGCTCAGCACCATTCCAATCTCAATGTACAAATGCTGTTAATAAATTTGTATCATGTAGCTAATTTCCTGcagttcattttggaaaggagaacaaaaggggggaaactgcagaaagctgtaacacaaagggacttggtaCTTGTTCATGAAACACAGCAAACTAGCATATAGATGCAGCAGGCAATAAGGAAGGTTGGTCCTTATTTAAAGGGTTTTGGGAGTGTAAGTGtcgggaaatcttactgcaaatgTACGAGGGTCTGGTTATACCATATCTAGAGTACTGTGAGAAGAtttggtcctcttatttaaggaaatattttattggaggcagtttagagaaggttagAGGATGATCCCCAGGATgtagagattgtcttatgagcaaagactgaacaggttggggctctaATTgttggaatttataagaatgagattATTTCATTTAAACATATAGGATTGTTAAGGAGCTTATCAAGGTAAATattgaggatgtttcccctcatggaaagTCTctgactagagggcatagtctcagaatgatgccaatttaagactgagatgaggaattttttcTGAGAGTTGAGTTTTAAAAATCTCTTGCTATATAGAGAtgtgagggcagagtccttgtgtatacttaaAGCTGAAAGAGAATCTTGATCAAAATGGGAATTGAGGAAAatgaggaaagagcaggaaagtggatcagAGGACACGAAAGCAAGCCTGAAAATGGAACATGGGTCCACGTGGCTGCAAAACAACATTTGAGCTGCAAATGAGCCCCTTTTCTGAAGTTGCTGGGATTCAATAGTAGTACTCAGGTTTTCACAAGCAAAAAAGTATCTCATTGCAACCTGATGTCTCCACTAGTGTAGTAATAGTGGTGTTACTATGGCAGTCGTTGCACTTCTACTTAAGGTGACTCCTTGGCACCActtacattgctgctactgacaCCTCAGCTATATCCATGTTACAGCCAAAGCTCAACATATCTTGATTTTAGAACACAGTTAATGTCCATAATTGGACAGGACTTCTTTGCAGCTGGCTGTCTCTGGGAAGATCATGTCCAGCGTCCTGCAATGATCACAATTTTGTTTCTGAGCCGAAACTTAAGCTAACATTAGGATTGCAACTCAGCCCCGGAAAGTATTTCACATTGAAATTGTACTTTTTGTTCCACGTCCAGAGACTTTCTGAATGATGTGCTAATTAATACCCGTTTCTATCATTGGTAGGTATTAATGGTACGCTTTGCTGCTTTATTTGATGTACATGAGCGCACGGTCACATTTCTCAGCGGAAAAAGTTACGGCATGGAAGAGTTGCAGTTATTGGGAGCAGGTGATTTGTTGATGTCCATGTTTGAGTTTAGTGAGAAGCTTGGTGCCCTACAGCTGAGTGAAGAGGAAATGAGCCTGTTTACAGCTGTTGTCCTGGTTTCTGCTGGTAAGAATAGCTGCTATAATTATGTATGTTCCTTAGAATTGTACATGAATGCCACTTTTACGTCATTTCTGTAGAAAATGTATTTTTCCTGTTGAGttataaataatttgaaaactaAAACAGGTCAAGAAAATATATTAACTACCTTCTTAATATCCCTCAAATTTATTTCTGTCCTTATTATTGTGATGCCACCATTTCTCTGACCTTTTGCATTTCTTATTGTTGGGCAATGCAGACCAAAATTGGGAAGCCTCTAAAAGTGGCTATGGGGACCAGAATGTGACATTATCCCATGCTTAAAACACAGGCAGCATATCAACTTTACACTACCTGCCCATTGGAATGTAGTAACTTTTTTCTTTGCCTGAATATGTTAACAGGGGTCAATATAGTGAATAGCTAGTACCACTTTAAATCCTAGCCTATGTCGCTTAAGTGGGAGGTGCATTGTTACTGCAGTAGACTTTGCAAATAGAAGCAAGTCTAAGAAAGAATtagggcaaccagggacaggcaataaatgcaggcccagccacaACAcccatgtgaatgaataaagttccttcttcctctcctgctTTTGAGGACAGTTGACCTATGCATaaaattgagaaggagactcccAAGTTTGAGTGGAAAACAAATGGGTATGAAGTTCAACACCAGAAATCAAGCACCAAGAATGTACAAGTTCAGTAACCTCTCAGGTGGTGAAGGTCGGATGTCATCTTCTAATCTTATATTCTATCAACTGTGTCAGCAGCCTCAAACTCTTTTAAAGCACCACACTCCTATTCCCTACCAAATATCTATCGAATAGGCTTCCTAACATTCATATATTTCACCTCACTTTAAGACAGTTGGCACCATTGCAAGGTTTGCACGTGTATCTCACAGATTGGTAATATGCACAATTACTCAAAGGGAGGGACAGGCGTGCCAAATGTCTTACTGCCTGGAGGAGGTGCTGCTGACTTTTATTAAGATGTCTGTTGCTTAAGCTGTGATCAACTGTGGTCTGAAACACTGGATAATGGTAGTCTCCTATATAATCCTCCTTCATCCCACATTCCCCTCATCCCATACCTTTATAACCTTCTAAACTGTGTACTTATGTACCTCTTACCCCCTCTAGCACCAccttacaaacatatgaattaggaacaaAAGTAGGACCTTTGGGCCTGATCCaccacttcaccattcaataagttgATTTCTGATCTGTTTGTATTTGAAATTTCACTTTGCCATCTATCCCTAATCACCTTCGGTTCTTATTAGGTAAGGGAAGCAATCTACCTTCCCCTTAAAAAATATTCACTGACCCCATGTCCACCACACTCTGAATTGCAAATTCTCTCAAACCTCAGAGGAAATAAAAATCCTTTTGTCTCTGCCCTAAAAAGTTGACTCCCAGTTTTAAAGCATGTCCCCTAATTCTGGATTCATTAGCAAGCTTTAACAACTTTTCCATGTCAAGATCATTTTAGATCTTAGAAACTTCAGTCAAGTCACTGCACGCTCCACTGAACTCTAATCTCTTTTTATAAGATCCCTTGCCCATTCCAGATAACGATCTAGTAAAGTTCCTATACTACATTTTCCTCCATCTCTAATGCATTTTCGTCCATCGTTAAGGCAGAgtaggttcaaagggccaaatgctcTACTCCTCTTTCTGTAAATaaaaagaccaaaactgtacatggtCTCACCAATTACCTGTATCACTGAAGCACAaaatccttacttttatattaaGTCTCTCCcataataaaggcaagcatcccattagctttcctgattactttctGAACCTATATGCACAAACACATTTTGCACAAACTCTCCCATTCAATGCTGTGCACTCTTCACTAATTCACAAACATCCTCCTGTTGTTCTGCCCCTCACCTGTTCACTTCAGCCCATCTGCTCTCTCATGCCCATTAAACCTCACCAACCTAAATGCCCTTATGCTCACTCATATGTCCTTATGTTCTcctacacacaggcacacaataGTTCCCTCATATGCACGCGTGCTTTTTCAGTCACATGCCCTCATTCTCTTTCTATCACTCAACTCATAATCCAAGATGGTGTGTTGACATTCAATGATTGCAGGGTTTCCTGAAGGGGGAGGGCATACAGATACGTGGTacctacagaggaaccttgattatccgaacgagatgggcaggcactgtcttgttcggataatagattatttggttaatcgattaaatgcctttcctctggggctcagtttTCTGTTTAAGTCTGCCCCCTGTTCAGgacactaggcagcagcacaccacgtGCGAGCCCCcgccccaaccctgtccaacatcaCCCCCCagccctgtccaacactgcccacCTGCCCCCAACACCGCCCACCCCCTGCCCCCTCTctggcagccggactggacaccaacaacaaggcAGCTGCTGCCGTTTTTTAagggggtgagtctccaaatagcgtgcGTGCGGACACACAACCTTTTACTGctactttttgacaggttccaccttttcCCTGTAAAGGACACTGTTGGAGAGATTATATGGAGAAGGTTGGGTTTAGGGTACACTGCTGTGTAGAACTccggggaaagagagagagagaggacgggaggtcagtcatttggagatggtgcctgggctcccttCGATGTCCAGGACTCTTCCTGGCAGCATTGCAGGAAgcagagttcacttttaatcactgtaaacaaaaggcgTGATCAGCAtaggaaacacgtctttgatgtaatatttctatcgaaggagatctcgaggacCCGAATGAtcagatttttggataattgatgtttggataatcgaggttcctctgtattggaaGTGACCTCAAAGATAGTATTCTATGGATTACTTTCAGTGGTGCTTGCTAGTGAGTATAGTGCTGCTGGGGAAGCTTTAAACTATCTTGGCAAGGGTATAGgatcctgaggagaaagtgaggtctgcagatgctggagatcagagctgaaaatgtgttgctggtaaagcacagcagatcaggcagcatccaaggaacaggagaatcgacgtttcgggcataagcccttcatcaggaatggaatccTGAGACAAGGGTATAGGATCCTGAGACAAGGTTCAGCTGAAAGCGTTCCACAGCCAGAACTAGAAAAGACAGCAAGCAATTCAAAACGTTATAGAAAGTATAGGCCAGTTAGGACACGAGAATTTGGCAAAGTTGGATGATGTTTATTTTCATGCCAGGAGTTTGACAAACAAGGCAGGTGAGTTGAAGACAAAAATTAATATGTAGGAATATAACGTCATTGCTGCCACTGAGGCAAGGTTAAAAGCGGGGCAGGATTATtagctcaatattccaggatataggGTTTTCAGGCAAGACAGGAATGGAAGTAAAAGAGGGTATGGCAATATTGATTAGGGAATCTATTATAACAGTAAGGAGGGATGACATCTTTAGAATATAGCTCAAATGAAGCCATTTGTTGAGAATGTAAAAACCAAAAAGGAGCATTCACATTGTTGAGTGTTTACTACCAACCCACAAAACAGTCTGTGAGAAATAGAAAGATAAGATAGGCAACACAGCATAACAGTAATAGAGTTTGATAGTGCGGATTTCAACATCCCCAGCATTAACTGGTTAGTCACAgtgtgataggtttagacagataAGAATTCTTAAAATGTAGCTGGGAGAGCTTTTTTAAGTCAGTACAAATAAGGAATACGAGAGAATTATCCAGTAGTTAATTAAGTTTGTTCAGAAACTTGATATGATGCGTAAGTTAAAATGCTAAACCATAGTGTACAATAGTTAGAAATTCATTGATACCTGGGGACAAGCAGGCTGTTGACATGGAATCTGTCGGTCTGAACGGCTGTAAAAACAGAAGCCAACTCTCCAGCCGAGGTGTCGGGGAActctttctcctcctcttctGGTTCATCTTCCATCGGGAGAAAACAGCTCTATAAAGACCGCCTGATGAGGACCACCCAAAAGGATTGCCTCAATGAGGATGCTCTTTGCCCCGAGCACTTGCTGATATACCGTTTCTATGGGTGGGTAACTTAACTGTGCCAACAATTGTCTTAGCCCCTTTGGCCATTGACCATGGGACAAATGCTCGTAATATCAGTTGGCCATTGTTCTCTTGCCTACCTCCATCTGAAGATTAGTTTCCTGCTAAGAACCAAccttatttttgaaaatattacatttatgAATGGAAATGTGGCACCTGATGACTTTATGCTTGCTAATTAGTTAATTAGTGCTGTAACGTGTTAAATGAGGTCTCCTGCTACACCGGAAGTAGGGAAATGATCATAGGTTTAAAGGGGACCCCAATTTCTGATACCCGTCCAGATTCCTAATAGACATTTAACAGGCTTCTCAATGTCTTCAATAACCCtgtgtagaatcatagaggtctGCAGCATGGTaataggctctttggcccattttGTCCATTCTACAATGCTGCAGATAGAACACTGCGTAGATATGCTTGGTTAGAGACCAAATGGGTCTATTCATTCTGGAGAAGCTGCCTGTTTGTGTCTTGTGCATTCACTGTTAGATCTACTGACATATTCTCCAACTGCTTCCTACTGGCTGACTGTCATGTACAGGAAGAACAGAAGCTTAGCTGGGGGACATGGAAACCAAACATAAGTCTGTTGAAAAGGTTTTAAATTTGCAGAACTCTGAATACCTCCTTTGAGTCTTCAGGACTCTAGTGGGAAGGAAGTAAGGAACTGCAGGATATGTGCCAACTCCAGAAAAGCTTGCAGAATCTGGGTGGGCTGCAGCTATTGAGGTGGGTTGGCAAGGAGGTCAGGTGGCAGGGGGAAGCCCCAAACATCAGTTTCTGGTTCAGAGTCTGCAGCTCAATGGAATAGAATGAAACATACGTGTTACCTACATAAggtcgagacagagagagagagcaacctGAAGGAAGACGATAGCTCGGTAAATTCATTGCAGTCTGATATTGAGatgatcagcaaatccttttatatCAGAATATGAATCCCCTACCATGACTATCTTAGGCAACAGTATGCAAGAGAGTCTGGACATTAACTCCTGATGATTTGACTAAGATGTTTGAGCCCTTTTGGAAAGAGTAAAACTAGTTACTAGCTGGAAGTAACAGTTACTAGCTGAGTTGTATTAAACTCTTGTGGGACTTGATCCACCAGATCTTGCTGGAAGTATATGAATTGTAAGAACTGTCTGGCTACATGTCTGAATCCATTTGGGCAAGCATCATCACCCTTATCCATATGTGGATGGAGGGAGATGAAGGAACTTGGAAATTAGCAAACTATCGCTCTTCTGATAATGGACTGCAAAACCATGTCTTCACATCATTGTCAATTGGGTCAGCTCTGCTTTGGAGTTGGTGATCTGTTCTGACATGACGACTTGTTATTGGCAGGAAAATCTCCGAGCTGTTGTGCTACTCATGAGGGACAGATCGTGGACAGCTGCCGCATCTATCTGCACCAGGGTGAAGGGCCTTTGATAGAatagttagatctcatggaatacagggagaactatccatttggatacagaactggctcaaaggtagaagacagagggtggtggtggagggttgtttttcagactggaggcctgtgaccagtggagtgccacaaggattggtgctgggtccactacttttcatatttacataaatgatttggatgtgaacaaaggagatttagatagtaagtttgcagatgacaacaaaatcgGAGATgcattggacagcgaagaaggttacctcagattacaacgggatcttggccagatgggccaattggctgagaagtggcagatggagtttatttcagataagtgcgaggtgttgcaggacttatacactt
The sequence above is drawn from the Chiloscyllium plagiosum isolate BGI_BamShark_2017 chromosome 5, ASM401019v2, whole genome shotgun sequence genome and encodes:
- the nr1d2b gene encoding nuclear receptor subfamily 1 group D member 2b isoform X2 gives rise to the protein MDGNGAGGVIAYISSSSSSCSPVSYHSDSSENSLQSVSSSVPSSPNSFVSDNHINSNDMLADNCTLKLGSSSNIQLACSTKGDGSNANPLSKCTSGITKINGMILLCKVCGDVASGFHYGVHACEGCKGFFRRSIQQNIQYKKCLKNENCSIMRMNRNRCQQCRFKKCLAVGMSRDAVRFGRIPKREKQRMLIEMQSAMKKMMNNQLNGYAQTEGSQDEIASSQLQHKQLQNIEDDVIGTVAKAHKETFYCTQEKMGKMLEAEKLQNRKSTQKNSDDNWIIDQSTNSINGSHCFHNANQHKISNTNKITNHVFCPNGVSDRFISRHYHTVLNEYTQNAIAEDGFSQNNAMFDHSCTTERRMHLVCPMSMSPYVNPNKSEQEIWEEFSMSFTPAVREVVEFAKRIPGFKDLSQHDQVSLLKAGTFEVLMVRFAALFDVHERTVTFLSGKSYGMEELQLLGAGDLLMSMFEFSEKLGALQLSEEEMSLFTAVVLVSADRSGIENINSVEQLQETLIRALRTLIMKNHPNESSIFTKLLLKLPDLRSLNNMHSEELLAFKIYP
- the nr1d2b gene encoding nuclear receptor subfamily 1 group D member 2b isoform X1; this encodes MTVIKANYDLGSTKARDFVPTLSKTQAGGVIAYISSSSSSCSPVSYHSDSSENSLQSVSSSVPSSPNSFVSDNHINSNDMLADNCTLKLGSSSNIQLACSTKGDGSNANPLSKCTSGITKINGMILLCKVCGDVASGFHYGVHACEGCKGFFRRSIQQNIQYKKCLKNENCSIMRMNRNRCQQCRFKKCLAVGMSRDAVRFGRIPKREKQRMLIEMQSAMKKMMNNQLNGYAQTEGSQDEIASSQLQHKQLQNIEDDVIGTVAKAHKETFYCTQEKMGKMLEAEKLQNRKSTQKNSDDNWIIDQSTNSINGSHCFHNANQHKISNTNKITNHVFCPNGVSDRFISRHYHTVLNEYTQNAIAEDGFSQNNAMFDHSCTTERRMHLVCPMSMSPYVNPNKSEQEIWEEFSMSFTPAVREVVEFAKRIPGFKDLSQHDQVSLLKAGTFEVLMVRFAALFDVHERTVTFLSGKSYGMEELQLLGAGDLLMSMFEFSEKLGALQLSEEEMSLFTAVVLVSADRSGIENINSVEQLQETLIRALRTLIMKNHPNESSIFTKLLLKLPDLRSLNNMHSEELLAFKIYP
- the nr1d2b gene encoding nuclear receptor subfamily 1 group D member 2b isoform X3 → MDGNGAEINGMILLCKVCGDVASGFHYGVHACEGCKGFFRRSIQQNIQYKKCLKNENCSIMRMNRNRCQQCRFKKCLAVGMSRDAVRFGRIPKREKQRMLIEMQSAMKKMMNNQLNGYAQTEGSQDEIASSQLQHKQLQNIEDDVIGTVAKAHKETFYCTQEKMGKMLEAEKLQNRKSTQKNSDDNWIIDQSTNSINGSHCFHNANQHKISNTNKITNHVFCPNGVSDRFISRHYHTVLNEYTQNAIAEDGFSQNNAMFDHSCTTERRMHLVCPMSMSPYVNPNKSEQEIWEEFSMSFTPAVREVVEFAKRIPGFKDLSQHDQVSLLKAGTFEVLMVRFAALFDVHERTVTFLSGKSYGMEELQLLGAGDLLMSMFEFSEKLGALQLSEEEMSLFTAVVLVSADRSGIENINSVEQLQETLIRALRTLIMKNHPNESSIFTKLLLKLPDLRSLNNMHSEELLAFKIYP